AGGATCAAATGATCGCGCGGCCCAAGCCTTCGCGCAGCGCGATCCGCCGCGAACGCGGTTCGACATACGGATCTGACCGTAGCACCTATGCCTACGCATCTGGCCGATGATTCCCTGTGCTTGCGCATCCCGGTGGTTGCCGACGCGGCGGCTGCTGCTGAGGCGGTGCGCAGCTCGCTCGCGGAACTGATGCGCTGGACCTCCTGGTGCCATGCCGACTACGGAGAGGAGGACGTCGAACGACTGGTGCGCAGCGTCGCGGACGAGCGTTTTGAAGATCGCGCCTACAGTTTTTATATCCACGAATCGGACCCGGGGCGCATCCTGGGCGGCTGCGGCCTGTACCATGTCGATCGCTCGATCAACGCCGCCAGCCTCGGTTACTGGGTGCGCAGCGACGCCACGGGGCAAGGAATCGCCACGCGGGCGGCGCGGCTGCTGGCCCGCCATGGGTTTCGCGATCTCGACCTGGCGCGGATCGAGATCCTGGTCGCGCAGCAGAATCTCGCCAGTCAACGGGTCGCCGAGAAACTCGGCGCCGTGCGCGAAGGCCTCTTGCGCCGGCGACTGAAGGTCGAAGGAAACCTGGTCGATGCCGTGGCCTACTCATTGCTTCCCAGCGATCCGATCGTATAGGCCGGGCACCCCCTTTGGTCGATCGCGGCTGCGGCGGTTACGATTGGTAGCATGAAATTTCTGCTCACCAATGACGACGGCATCGACGCGGCCGGCCTCGCGGCGCTGGAAAAAGCAATCTCGACCCTGGGCGACTACGTAATCCTGGCGCCCGATCGACACCTTTCGGGCTGCGCCCACCAGACAACCACCGATCGCGGGTTGATCCTTTCGGAGCGCGATCATCGGCGCTACGCGCTCGATGGCACGCCCGTCGACTGTGCGCGGATCGGGCTGGGGCACCTCGCGCCGGATACGGACTGGGTGCTTTCCGGCATTAACGAGGGAGGGAACCTGGGGGCCGACCTCTACCGATCGGGCACCGTCGCCGCCGTGCGAGAAGCGGCGATGTTGGGAAAGCCGGGCATCGCCGTCTCACAATACCGCCGGCGCGACAGCGCGGCCGACTGGGACCGCGCTGCGCGCTGGACGGCGGATGTGGTGCGGTTGCTCCTGGCAAAACAAACCGACACCGGCGTCCTCTGGAACGTCAACCTGCCTGACCCGCTCTCCCCGACGATCTCCCCCGAGATTGTTTTCTGCGACATGGATCCCCATCCGCTTCCGGTCGGGTATCGCATGCTCGACGGGCGTTACCACTATGCCACCAACTACCACAATCGGCCGCGGGTCGCGGGGCATGACGTCGATGTTTGCTTTTCGGGCGCCATCGCCGTCACGCGCCTCGCCTTGCCCCCCCTCCTCGCGACGAAACCGCCGCGAGACGCTACTTAGCCGCGTGTACGTGGTGGTC
This is a stretch of genomic DNA from Pirellulales bacterium. It encodes these proteins:
- a CDS encoding GNAT family protein, with the protein product MPTHLADDSLCLRIPVVADAAAAAEAVRSSLAELMRWTSWCHADYGEEDVERLVRSVADERFEDRAYSFYIHESDPGRILGGCGLYHVDRSINAASLGYWVRSDATGQGIATRAARLLARHGFRDLDLARIEILVAQQNLASQRVAEKLGAVREGLLRRRLKVEGNLVDAVAYSLLPSDPIV
- the surE gene encoding 5'/3'-nucleotidase SurE produces the protein MKFLLTNDDGIDAAGLAALEKAISTLGDYVILAPDRHLSGCAHQTTTDRGLILSERDHRRYALDGTPVDCARIGLGHLAPDTDWVLSGINEGGNLGADLYRSGTVAAVREAAMLGKPGIAVSQYRRRDSAADWDRAARWTADVVRLLLAKQTDTGVLWNVNLPDPLSPTISPEIVFCDMDPHPLPVGYRMLDGRYHYATNYHNRPRVAGHDVDVCFSGAIAVTRLALPPLLATKPPRDAT